The Scomber scombrus chromosome 5, fScoSco1.1, whole genome shotgun sequence genome window below encodes:
- the kcnj1a.1 gene encoding ATP-sensitive inward rectifier potassium channel 1a.1: protein MCGSLKKRIQNYLKDRKYQRTRLVTKDGRCNIEFGNIKYSKHFAFLADFWTTFVEIRWRFVLFFFIASFTLSWFIFGLLWYWIARTNGDLTWQKPPAEHTPCVDNVVGLTTAFLYSLETQTTIGYGGRALTPICPGAVALLIIQSLLGAIINCFMCGVILSKISSPKKRAKTITFSDMAVISPKNGSLCLSIRVANLRKTLMIGSQIYGKLLRTTNTPDGETIIMDQVNIDFIMDAGKDNLFFVCPLTLYHMIDKSSPFFEMAVDTLHNQEFELVVFLDGTAESTSSSCQVRTSFIPQEIMWGYNFLPIISRSKEGKYRVDFSNFSKVVPVATAHCAYCFHNIRGHHHHSRDGHDNQGFDVIDIDQPNVTKM, encoded by the coding sequence ATGTGTGGATCCCTGAAAAAACGCATCCAGAATTATCTGAAGGACCGAAAATATCAGAGGACCAGATTAGTAACCAAAGATGGTCGCTGCAACATTGAATTTGGAAACATTAAGTACAGCAAACACTTTGCATTCCTGGCGGACTTCTGGACCACCTTTGTGGAGATCCGGTGGCGTTTTGTCCTATTCTTCTTCATCGCCTCTTTCACCCTTAGCTGGTTCATTTTTGGCCTGCTATGGTACTGGATTGCCCGAACTAATGGAGATCTGACGTGGCAAAAGCCCCCTGCAGAACATACTCCATGTGTTGACAATGTTGTAGGACTCACCACTGCTTTTCTCTACTCCCTTGAAACTCAGACAACAATTGGGTATGGTGGACGAGCGCTCACCCCAATTTGCCCAGGTGCTGTAGCGCTTCTCATCATCCAGTCCCTCCTTGGAGCAATTATCAACTGCTTCATGTGTGGAGTCATCTTGTCCAAAATCTCTTCGCCTAAAAAGAGGGCTAAGACCATCACATTTAGTGACATGGCTgtcatcagccccaaaaatggTTCCCTCTGCCTATCAATCCGAGTGGCCAACCTGCGTAAGACCCTGATGATAGGAAGCCAGATCTATGGCAAGCTACTGAGGACAACAAACACACCAGATGGGGAGACCATCATCATGGACCAGGTGAACATTGACTTCATTATGGACGCCGGCAAGGACAACCTCTTCTTTGTATGTCCTCTCACGCTGTATCACATGATCGACAAGAGCAGCCCATTCTTCGAGATGGCGGTGGACACACTCCACAATCAAGAGTTTGAGCTGGTCGTCTTCCTAGATGGTACTGCAGAGtccaccagctcctcctgcCAAGTCCGGACCTCCTTTATTCCTCAGGAGATCATGTGGGGCTACAATTTCTTGCCCATCATCTCCAGAAGTAAAGAGGGCAAGTACAGGGTCGATTTCTCTAACTTCTCCAAGGTGGTCCCTGTGGCCACCGCACACTGTGCCTACTGTTTCCATAACATCAGGGGACATCATCACCACTCCAGAGATGGACATGACAACCAAGGTTTTGACGTCATTGATATTGATCAGCCGAATGTCACCAAGATGTGA